In the genome of Cydia splendana chromosome 12, ilCydSple1.2, whole genome shotgun sequence, the window CGAGCAATGGCAGTACCTGAAAAATACCAGCACATCTGCACATTTTACAAGTAGgttatgttttaatgtttatcCCATTAGCCGGGTCCACAAAGCGAGCTCACGCGCGAGTCAATTTCCTTgcgcacaaaacggccagtgtacGGCGCACTAGTACTCGCACAATGTGACAAGCAATTCAAAactattatttttcaggtactACAGTGGTGAGGAAAAGGCACCAGTGTTGACGATATTCATTGGCGGGAACCATGAAGCATCCAATTATCTGCAAGAGCTCCCATATGGGGGATGGGTGGCCCCGAACATCTATTATATGGGAAGAGCTGgtgtggtcaagtttggtaaCTTGAGAATTGGAGGTAACACTAAATCTTCATTATCAGTTGCCTGGCGCATACACCTTTTCTACTGCCACTCATATTGTCAATTTGTTTAACCATGAATACATTAAACTGATATATTACTGTATGCAATAACTATTgaaaccaaaataaaataattctaatCAAAAATTCTGTACAAATTATTTCAGGTATGTCTGGTATCTTCAAAGGAAGAGACTATCTCCAGGGCCTTTGGGAGTGTCCCCCCTACAACCAGAACTCCTTACGATCTGTGTACCACATCCGGGCCCTGGATGTCTTCCGTCTGAGTCAGCTGAAGGAGAAGGTGCACGTCATGCTGTCTCATGACTGGCCGGAAGGTATCACTGATTACGGGAATAAAGAGGAATTGTTAAGAAGAAAACCATTTTTCAGGTAGATATATtatgtttgtaatttttatGTCATCGTATGGTTAAAacctgtttatttattatttatttttctttttcagGGAGGACATTGAATCTAATCAACTAGGAAGTCCTCCTGCCACGAAACTGTTGAAAGAGCTAAAACCAGACTATTGGTTTGCTGCACACTTACATTGCCTTTTTGCAGCCCTGGTAAAACATGAAGAGGGGGAAACCAAGTTCCTGGCACTTGACAAGTGTTTGCCCAAGCGCAGGCATCTTCAAATATTAGATGTACCTTCAGAGtatgatggtgacaaacagcTGAGATATGATGTGGAGTGGCTGGCTGTGCTGAAGAATACAAACCACCTCATGTCAGTTAAAAATGTTGACTGCCATATGCCTGGTCCAGGAGGCAATGAAAGGTGTCTATTTGaaatacctaacctaacatttcTGTCCCACCGTGTATGTCAAAATGTGCATGTTACATTAGAAAAGCATTTCAGACCTATACTTTATTGTGTAAACAAGATtaaacacattcactgccagcaccccgctaggcgggttctctgtttgTAGGCGCTTTCCGTtacatacggtttttcccgtgttatcggctacgctcgcgtagctcgcgctggcactgaatgtgtttattttattagttttttatttattttgtgactAATTTTACCATGTACCTATAGAGTAACAGTCTCAAAAAAGTCCCtctctgtttttttttgtatttttttttttttttaatattataggactatttttacacagatctacctagtcccacagtaagctcaataaggcttgtgttgtgggtactaggcgacgatatatataatatacacacatatatatatatatttatatacttagaaaacatccatagctcaggaacaaatatttgtgatgaacacacaaataaatgcccttaccaggattcgaacccgggacctcctgcttcgtaggcagggtcactaccgactaggctaggaggccgttattaatattatattaaataattctAAAATAAATTTGATGAATTTCAGGTATGATTTCGCACCCACAACAAGTGAAAAAGAAGCAGTTGTTAACTTAATCGGAGACTTGCTAATAAAGGAGGATAATTTTGTAATGACTGCTCCAGTGTATGATCCCAACTCTCGCCGTGGTGTACCCATGGATCCAATTGCTAACCCGCAAACTGTGAACTTATGTGAAAAACTTTGTATTGATGATCCCTTACAAGTATTGACAGCAAGAACCGGAAGGGTAATGAAACAACCAAATGTAATTACATCTAGCAATGTTGTTACTAGTCCAGAGCCAGTGGTGAGCGTTTTAGCAACACCAGTCAAAGCAAAAATGTCATTACCAGCACCAGTGACACCCAGTGATTGTGACAGTGAGATGTCTTGTACAAACTCTTTGTTCTCACCAAAGACACCTTCACAGATAAACAGCACCAATGAATGTGCTACACCCTTGTCAGTAGGGAAAAAGACATTTAAAAGACGAAATCAGTCCTTCTACACCCCTGACGCTGACGAAAGTCCTGATACTTCTACATCACTTCTAGATGAAAGCCCTCGCTCTAGCAAAGTACCATTTAATGATAACAAGTGTAGTTAATAGTAAGTGTACTATTGTACAGTAGCTAATTGACTCTAAAATaggaaaatattgtaaatttaagGCATGACTATATTGTAGGTACGTGGAACATCTATTTGGCAATGAATAAAGTGCAATTAAGTATATAGAATATTGGTTTCTTTAAATATATGGCACCCCAGATTACATAAAGAAATACCCATACTACCAAAATACCTAGTCCCACAGCCTCACTATTATCTGGCTTGTTTTGTGTGTAAAGTTAACCCTGTGAATGTCatgaaattataataaataaaaccatTTAAAACACAAACAGCCGGTCCCTAGAAGCATATACTGTCTTTTATATTGGTAAAAGTGGGTAgtaagaatatatatttaagaaaGAAATAAGTGGTTCAATTTAAGATATGTTTATTTAGCATGAGAGAACAAATGTTCTTTAAGTTGTGGCATATTTTTAGGCTTAAAATTACATTGGTTGCACTGCAAATCCATAGCCATTAGGGTCTTGTGAGCCTCATTTGATATTTTCTGAATACTTCCATTCTCTTTCAGCTCACTTAGTGCATctgtaaagaaaaaaaaacatatatttagTACACAACATATGGAAAACAAAACAACATCATTAATCGTTATTTAAGGGGTACTTGCCTTTGTAAGGAATAAAGTTTTTTGTAACAAAACTGTTCCAATGTACTTTTGTTTTCAGGCATGGTGAAATCATGTCAGTACTTATAACATGCATGTGAAGGCGCTGCATGCTTGGCACAGCATGAAAACCAGCCCTGAGGGTGGTTCCTTGATGGTCTTCTTTTAACTCTTCATAGAAATCACCGAATTCTTCTAAGAGACTAATGTGACTCTTATTGAGATTGTAAATACTATTTATGTCCTCCTGCGGCAGTATAAGGTAATGAACTTTGGCTTTTGGATATTTATCTCGAATAATTACAACTCGGTCAGACTGTTTCACGATTAACTCTGGGTCTTTCATGGATCCTAATAGTCCTAGCGACCAGTGTCTTGGTTGTTTGGTAGTTTTACACGCGTCTCCTAACATACTTGCGCTCCTTTTACTCATTTTCAGTCTTGATATTAGGTATTTAACCTTATGAGTTATAAACCAATCCTTTTACTTAGTAGCAAATAGAATACAATAACTACATTAACTCTGAACAATTAAGTTAATTCTGAAATCGATTCATacacttttttgtttttaatttcttgttaaatgtcaatgtcaaactgaCATTACAAAGGAAGCGTTCGTTATTATAAGTtaaggaaaaaaaaagttaaggtTCGATCAAACGGACAATCTAATTGCCAATTTGATCTGAAATTCAATTGGCGATTTGACTGTTAATCTTGTCTAGCGCCTGATCGAGCGGTAGAGGCAAATAGACGAACgacgtggtttgcggtaggcctaGGCATCGTCTGCCCTctagcctcctccacactcgtgcgcgaatcgcggcgcaaagccgcgaacgcgagtgtggagtcctgaacgcagacctgcgaaatcgactccacactcgcgttcgcggcttcgcccgcgattcacgcgcatagtctggagggggctttagggAAAAACTCAGTCAGCAACAGAAACCTATATTTAATTTCATCTTGTAACTAATTCCTGTAGACTGATCTTCCTACGTACCtcatgaaatatttatatgcaacaCTTAGCGCGAGTGTTGAGCCGATTCgcaccagagggcctaccgcgaatcacctTCGACTAGTTGTCACCCGCTGatatgcgaaatcgactccagactcgcgttcgcggcttcgcgccgcgattcgcgcacgagtgtggagcgggcttaagACAAGAATAACTTTATTCATATGGTTCGTGAAAAAACCTTATTTCTTTAAAACTTGaaagatttaaaataaaactaattaaattttagttaattttattttaaagcttataataaTCACATTACTAATTAGCTTAATAAATCTAATACATCGTTATATATATTCTATTTTATAAGCAACAGTCATGACTgaaaaattttatagttatctTACATAACTTGTGGTTTTTCAGTCATAAGTTCAcattttaaatcaataaatactttacctaagtaaataaatacgtgCTACGAGGTAACCTAATTATAACATATTAGAACTTAAGGTCTTAGACAATATGCATTcaataatgaatgaattaagtttaaatataaaacaatactaTTTTCACTGTAAGGTGGGGCGCCCCGTGTAGCCCGAGTCTGGAAGTGAGTGGTGTGCAAGCTCCCTAAGAATTTGTTCGAAGCTTTTGCCCGACGGCGCTTGTAAACTGTTGTTTTTGAGCATTGTCGAGTTCAAACGTGTGGCCAGGTAACACATCTGAAAAAGCAATAACAATTCGTTTATAATTAGAATGAAATACTTTTTTATGGAGTAATACATgtattatatacctattttaGTTGGTCATAGGTTCATGTGTAAGTATATGTAAAGTCAGAACTACCAGCAAAACTGACATAAAAAGCAAGGCGCGTAAAGCGATCATCATGGATATGGCATACGTCCTCTCCAATGGTGTTCGGTGGAACAGCTACCCGACATCACGACGGTGTACTCGAGGTTCTTCTTAAACCTCGTCTATGGGGTGGTTCCGGTATAATCCTACCAGCAATGCTGACATGAACAGCAAAGTCCCTAACGCCGCAGCAACCAAAATGGAGGTGGCACACGCCCCCCCCCAGCGGCGTCCAATGGAACAGTTCCCCTGGCATCACGACGGTGTATTCGAGATTCTCCTTGAGCCTCGAGAACTAAGTCGCACTGTTGTGAAATGATTTTACCAGCAAAGCCCCTAACGCCGCCGCAGCGACCATGATGGAGGTGGCACACGTCCCCTCCAGCGGTGTCCGATGTAGCAGCTCCCCTAGCATCACGACGGTGTATGAGGTTCTCTTTGAACCTCGTGAACGTGATGGTCCGGGTATAATGTTCTTACCAGTAAAGCTGACATGAACAGCAACGCCCCTAACGCGGCAGCGACCATCATGGAAGTGGCACACGTCCCCTCCAGCGGCGTCCGGTGGAACAGCTCCCCCGGCATCACGACGGTGTACTCGAGGTTCTCTTTGAACCTCGTGAACGGTGTGGTTCCGTTGTCCGCGACCATGGCAGCGCTGGTTATGTTGTGTATGTGTGACGCGTCAGGGAGCGACCTGCGACGGCGGCCGTGACCTGAGGAATGataataacattataaatatctacAATCACATTGTAACGACATACttacattatattttaaaagtaagtgTAATATGTTATGTTATTGCTATATGATTATATCTAGTTACCGGATGGCTCGAATAAATCCAGACAGTAATCCGGCTGGCAATCCGCAGCGTCCATACAGGCTTTGATCTGTGAGTGTATCCACAAGGTGGAGCGCTCCTTCATGGAGGCGAGGAGAAACGCCTCAAAGTCGAGGAACACCTCATTGTGGCGCTCGCGGTATCTCGCCGGTTGGTGCGGGATGATGGACGCAAAGTCGCGGTTTCGGCAACTGAAAATTACAATCGTGCGTGTTAATTTCGGTTGCTTTTATAGGAATGTTTTCTAGTGATAGCGAGTCTTACACACTGATAAAAGTAAATGCATGCCTTTGTCAtctagataggtaggtactctagaTTGACAATGTCACAAACTATAAAAAGCAGTTTTAAATTACGCCCTCGATGATTCTGTTCGTTCTCCTTCCGTACCCCTTTATCGCATATCATATGTTTTACAATTATGCGTGAATACATTTATGCACACCATATAAAGATTCAGTCCCGCGTGAAAACGAACGTAAATTTGATTTTACCGATATGCGAAATGTATATAACTGTGTAAATGTGACCGCTCTGCATTAAAACGAAAGGTGTCCGCATTTTTGGGATCACATGCAGTTAGGTAAAGTGCATGTAGTATTAAACCGGTTAGAGGTAATAAAGTGTGAAAGCAAGTGCATCCAAAACTTGTGCTTAAGGTGTTCTGCAAGGTTAGCTGGCGTGATAACATCTGTCATGCTAATAAGTATTCCGATGCAGTTTTCTTTATGTGAGCACAATTTTTTTGTTGACTGATATTCATCAACAGGTTTTAAAATGGAACGCGACTGACTTCTAACAGTTCTATCTACTTCTTTACGGTGTATTCTATCTGGTGCCTGGTGATTACGATTGATAATTTAGGTAACGACAAGTTACCCCTCTTTGACGAGCAGCACGGCGCCGGGCGCGTGCGGCCGGTCCGGGTCCGGCGACACGGCCACTTCTAGCAGTTTGATGTGTCGCCAGGCAGACTCCGGGTTTATGCGCGCGCGCAGCTGCAGCTTCGTGCCGATGGGCACCGCCTGAAACATTACATTttccttttattatttatttcatgtgtTTTGGATAAAGATACCGGATCATGTACATATGAAAACACAAATGTATTCAATGGCAGAGAACAGGGAAAGCTTATGTCCAATTCAAAACGTTGTAAAGCTTGTTGCGTAATGTTGGCCCATGTCAGATCCTTGCTTCTAAGTATAAGTTTTAATATAGATGTGCTAGATACATTTTATTCCTTTGCTTTTTCACAAAGTGCAAGTTATACATACCTACGTACCCACCGtatatttatctttatctttagaTACTATATACTTACAGCAACTTACAGCTAGATTAGCTAGAACGATCGCGTTTGTATTTAATGTCCTACGTAAAGCTTTCATCTCTTCCTACTACATGTATCTAATTGCAAGTTATGATCGATATAAATGCGACCATGCTACCGGTCCAGCAATACAGAAAGTGGACTAGGTCGTGTTTGCGTATTGTTCGATACGTATCGGACACCCGTCGCGGATCAAGAAACTTATTCGCCTTATCTGTTACacctacggctcgattcggaaaattaattagatttctactagacttcaacaagttacgatacggataatttaaagatatttgtaagatagatatgttaaatttgacgtttccgcgattctggaggtcctcttgaacgatttcgacaagttatgacttaggtatccaagtcacatctagtcgatatctaatgtagatctagttgatctctaaatcatctcaagatcttgtgattatctcgaaatccgaataggcctgttagtgtAGTTCCGGCTAGAGACAAATCACAATAATGGACGTATCTTATGAGCATAGGTACCTTTTTTTGTACTGAAAATAAAGCCTTTTGTATAAATTAAAGATAAGTACGGGGTACATACAATATACTCGTATAAATGCCTATATATCACACGGGGAAAGTTGTAACTACGTATTTTTCTCATTCTTTCTAAAACCAAAAAATAGGTAGCAGATAAAGTTGTTAAATTTAGTGTTTGATTATTAGGTTATCGGGAAGTACgatttattcctttattttattaactaacCACATACGTTCTAGTGTGCGTAATAAAATAAGTGATAAAAGAACGTACAGCAGTTACCTGATCGACGGGCAGGTCGACGGAGTGGTTGGTGTGCCGCGACACTGGCGGCGCCTCCTTGTACAGCGCTACTTCGTACTCCAGCCGGCCCGGCGTCTCCACCACCACACCAGACACTCGCGTTCCGTGTGGGCTGGGGCATGAAAGATGATATAAAAAGAACGTACAGCAGTTACCTGATCGACGGGCGGGTCGACGGAGTGGTTGGTGTGGCGTGACACCGGCGGCGCCTCCTTGTACAGCGCTACTTCGTACTCCAGCCGGCCCGGCGTCTCCACCACCACACCAGACACTCGCGTTCCGTGTGGGCTGGGGCATGAAAGATGATATAAAAAGAACGTACAGCAGTTACCTGATCGACGGGCGGGTCGACGGAGTGGTTGGTGTGGCGTGACACCGGCGGCGCCTCCTTGTACAGCGCCACTTCGTACTCGAGCCGGCCCGGCGTCTCCTCCACCACGCCGGACACTCGCGCGCTGTGTGGGCTGGGGCATGAAATATGATATAAAAGGAACGTACAGCAGTTACCTGATCGACGGGCAGGTCGACGGAGTGGTTGGTGTGGCGTGACACCAGCGGCGCCTCCTTGTACAGCGCCACTTCGTACTCGAGCCGGCCCGGCGTCTCCTCCACCACGCCGGACCTCGCGCGCCGTGCGGGCTGGGGCCTGAAGGATGATATAAAAGGAACGTACAGCAGTTACCTGATCGACGGGCAGGTCGACGGAGTGGTTGGTGTGCCGCGACACCGGCGGCGCCTCCTTGTACAGCGCTACTTCGTACTCCATCCGGCCCGGCGTCTCCTCCATCACGCCGGACACTCGCGCGCCGTGTGGGCTGGGGCATGAAGGATGATATAAAAGGAACGTACAGCAGTTACCTGATCGACGGGCAGGTCGACGGAGTGGTTGATGTGCCGCGACACCGGCGGCGCCTCCTTGTACAGCGCTACTTCGTACTCCAGCCGGCCCGGCGTCTCCTCCACCACGCCGGACACTCGCGCGCCGTGTGGGCTGGGGCATGAAGGATTATATAAAAAGAACGTACAGCAGTTACCTGATCGACGGGCAGGTCGACGGAGTGGTTGGTGTGCCGCGACACCGGCGGCGCCTCCTTGTACAGCGCTACTTCGTACTCCAGCCGGCCCGGCGTCTCCTCCACCACGCCGGACACTCGCGCGCCGTATGGGCTGGGGCATGAAGGATGATATAAAAGAACGTACAGCAGTTACCTGATCGACGGGCAGGTCGAAGGAGTGATTGCTGTGCCGCGACATCGGCGGCGCCTCCTTGTACAGCGCTACTTCGTACTCCAGCCGGCCCGGCGTCTCCTCCACCACGCCGGACACTCGCGCGCCGTGTGGGCTGGGGCATGAAGGATGATATAAAAGAACGTACAGCACTTACCTGATCGAGGGGCAGGTCGACGGAGTGGTTGGTGTGCCGCGACACCGGCGGCGCCTCCTTGTACAGCGCCACTTCGTACTCCAGCCGGCCCGGAGTCTCCTCCACCACGCCGAACACTCGCGCGCCGTGTGGGTTGGGGCATGAAAGATGATATAAAAGGAACGTACAGCAGTTACCTGATCGACGGGCAGGTCGACGGAGTGGTTGGTGTGCCGCGACACCGGCGGCGCCTCCTTGTACAGCGCCACTTCGTACTCCAGCCGGCCCGGCGTCTCCTCCACCACGCCGGACACTCGCGCGCCGTGTGGGCTGGGGCATGAAGGATGATATAAAATAGGTTGTTAGTTTAGTAACAACTAACAATGAACGACCAACGAGTTGTGTAATATgtattaaccctttgaacgccacgcctatcgtaTGCGGCGCGccatcgtgaaccttgtcgtaatgcacgaaggttgatattgggctgtagccgcgcgcgtcaatTGACGTTTTGGGCGGTTAGTCAAAAAGTTAATAGTAGAAGAGAAATATAAGTGTAATATAAGAAAAATCGTGCGTCGAATTCAGTCACATCTGAAGTAGATACCGTTGTGTAGCGCCATCTAATTCAGCTGTCAAATGGCACGGTTTTTACTTAGTCTTTACAGTTCTTCTACAATATATAACACTAACCATACTTGTAACAACGTAATACGTATGTAAGGAAGGAcgaggggcccgtttctcaaaaacatgtaacttgtaatacaagtggaagtccctttctaacaaaagctgtcaaaaagtgacatccgcttgtatcacaagctacaagcttttgagaaacgggcccccaGAGCCTCAGAGTAAACCATATATGTCATCTCCCTAGGACGGACTAGAGGCTGTGACGGCAGTCGCACTCTCGTAACACAGGCGCCACGCCTTCAGATCCTCATCTTAGGCCTTTTCTATCAATTGTATGATGAGGCTCCACAGGGGTTCaaccctaacagcagcaaccagataccCCCGGgcgccgacggtggcccgcgcgaaagtttctgagataataatatggccctcaggtaaaaaagtttggagaccctgATCTAaactaatatattttatttattttttgtataggtACTCACAAGCTCCCAGCGAAGCCGGCGGCCTTGTTCTCGATGATGGTGGGCTCGGGCGGCTTGCACATGATGATCAGCTCCTGGTCCGACTGCATCACCACGCCCGGGAACTGAGGGAACCATACGCGCACGTGCACGAAACCCTAGAAATAAAAGGTAGGACGTTTGTAGTCTCGAAACAGCATTCTTCTTACCTATACTAGCCCTCAACCAAACTGACGACCGGTGTCGTAAAACTTCTCATTCATGCTTACGTGGTCATGCCAAGAGTGAGAGAGATAGTGATGTGACCTCGGTCGTCAGTTTGGTCGAGGGCTAGTATAGTACCATCATCAGCGTTTACATATTTCACTGCTGGACGGACCTTTTCTCAAGAACAAGAGAAGATACATGGACAAGAGAAGAGATGCAATTATTTTCATTATGCCGGCGATTGTGTCAGTGGGTGTGGGTGATATTTCATACGGGGTTAGGTAGAGCAAGAGGACAAGAGTGTTTCTCTTCCATTTTATTACTAGATTTTTACAGGCTTTTGTATAAACTTGTAATGTATctattatgtatgtatacaattggtaatacatacatacgtaTGTAACTGTGTTTGtcatagatttaatatatagagatcccgtctcagcgagctgtcactgttgccacttttgtttagtgtacgattaacaatgtggcccaccttgctgtagccatgtcgataaagtcatatcgataaactatcgacatttcttgcaattttaattttacttcaaaggtttaacgatacctaaaatgaacaaaaacgcttttattctttattgtggttatcagatcacaattttatagtcacgacccagcagggaaccaagggaacgttcagatatttaattaaaatacagaaatacctactaaaataggtgttccgcaataattgaattattttattatattataatatattcattatccattagcatttcaattatgtttatgtttaacgaagatattgaagcttcaattaatcgctatttcgttccgctgtgtagcgtttatcgatatataacataattaaaatcgacttttcacatccctaaaagagcacacatatacgcttttacggacacatacacagcctgggcgcatcacaaaaggcaacacttgatttgaagtccatcttgtcaacagtatggttgtccttttttgacaaacggcatttttaaaagagcgaggagagagaaatgatactagttgctgcgccgtgaaagagaacagaaaacgttggtcCCTTGGTGTTTGTACGtttcaaatcttgcaagttaaatttgacagCCTTCCCGACTtcccaatgaagctgaaaatttgcatatctgtgtaagtcgggtgacaatatTATGgtccaaaaactttttttaaatactttttatttatagacggtcaagccaatcttgtcagtaaaaaaaggcgcgaaattcaaattttctatgagacgatatcccttcgcgcctacatttttcaaatttgccgcctttttctactgacaagatctgcttgaccaagtatatatgacatctattccGCTTAATAAGTATTCTGTTACTCTTGGCGAAATATACTATGATCCCATTATCTCTCCACACCTTATAGTAAGTGCCTATAcgtattttctttaatataagTTATCAACGATATTTAAACAAGGGatcgtttaaaaaataaaacaagtaagtaggtaggtcaagtattaggtacctaaaggtATCGGAGATTTACTTActcgtaagtaagtaagtaatcatttattgtcagATTGTGCATGTCAGTTTACAGTTGttacaatattatttgattAGTGAGTGTCACAATCAACCGGTTTACGGTATACAATGTCCTTATTCCTAAAATACATATAGTACAGTTGAAATAACCCGAAGATGAAAtcaatgtc includes:
- the LOC134795483 gene encoding uncharacterized protein LOC134795483; translated protein: MKIAVEGCAHGELEKIYECIKALQEREGIKIDLLICCGDFQSVRNKDDLRAMAVPEKYQHICTFYKYYSGEEKAPVLTIFIGGNHEASNYLQELPYGGWVAPNIYYMGRAGVVKFGNLRIGGMSGIFKGRDYLQGLWECPPYNQNSLRSVYHIRALDVFRLSQLKEKVHVMLSHDWPEGITDYGNKEELLRRKPFFREDIESNQLGSPPATKLLKELKPDYWFAAHLHCLFAALVKHEEGETKFLALDKCLPKRRHLQILDVPSEYDGDKQLRYDVEWLAVLKNTNHLMSVKNVDCHMPGPGGNERYDFAPTTSEKEAVVNLIGDLLIKEDNFVMTAPVYDPNSRRGVPMDPIANPQTVNLCEKLCIDDPLQVLTARTGRVMKQPNVITSSNVVTSPEPVVSVLATPVKAKMSLPAPVTPSDCDSEMSCTNSLFSPKTPSQINSTNECATPLSVGKKTFKRRNQSFYTPDADESPDTSTSLLDESPRSSKVPFNDNKCS
- the LOC134795809 gene encoding aprataxin, which gives rise to MSKRSASMLGDACKTTKQPRHWSLGLLGSMKDPELIVKQSDRVVIIRDKYPKAKVHYLILPQEDINSIYNLNKSHISLLEEFGDFYEELKEDHQGTTLRAGFHAVPSMQRLHMHVISTDMISPCLKTKVHWNSFVTKNFIPYKDALSELKENGSIQKISNEAHKTLMAMDLQCNQCNFKPKNMPQLKEHLFSHAK
- the LOC134795571 gene encoding uncharacterized protein LOC134795571, which encodes MTSADCALVLLLLIPAVLTQDYDVTDIQCTFSSGGTGLRDSVTALLRKPEGFRGAPLFADDRATDPVSDPVCQIRPEPEDPTGLLYRLRITDFTRCGVLKRNGFVHVRVWFPQFPGVVMQSDQELIIMCKPPEPTIIENKAAGFAGSFPHGARVSGVVEETPGRLEYEVALYKEAPPVSRHTNHSVDLPVDQVTAAVPIGTKLQLRARINPESAWRHIKLLEVAVSPDPDRPHAPGAVLLVKEGCRNRDFASIIPHQPARYRERHNEVFLDFEAFLLASMKERSTLWIHSQIKACMDAADCQPDYCLDLFEPSGHGRRRRSLPDASHIHNITSAAMVADNGTTPFTRFKENLEYTVVMPGELFHRTPLEGTCATSMMVAAALGALLFMSALLMCYLATRLNSTMLKNNSLQAPSGKSFEQILRELAHHSLPDSGYTGRPTLQ